The Mauremys reevesii isolate NIE-2019 linkage group 7, ASM1616193v1, whole genome shotgun sequence genome includes the window AGttgaggaaggcagcaagccagtccctggtgttagaaaggttgagaaacacacCATGCAGGCACCAAAACATTCCTGATGGCCACCCAGGAACCTGCAGCCTTGTACACAGGGGAAAGCTAGAAAAAACAGCCGTTCATAGTGCAACAAAATCCCATCTGTAGTGTGGATTATGACCTCTCTTTGAGACCTGCAACACAGCCGCCACTTTCCTCCTTTCTTGATCACCATGGACAACTCCACCAGCCTGCCCATAACTCAACCCTGTAACCTGGGCATCATCTTTAACTTAGCTCTCTCTCTAGAGCCTCACATCCAGGCTGTCTAAATCTTACCAATTCTTTCTGCGTGACTTCTGTAAGGTCTGGCCTTTCCCATCCATCCACACAGTGAAAGCTCTGGTCCAACCTCTCATCTCACATCTTGATTATTGCACTATCCTTTTCTCCAGCCATGACAAATGCAATCTGCCCCCATTCAGATCCATTCAGAATGTGCTGCAAAGACCATTTTCCTTGCTCACGACTTTGACCACGCCGTCCCACTCTTTgtgtccctccactggctcccccttctctagttcatcaaacataagctgcttgtctCCACTTTCAAAGCCCTTCCCCATCTCTCACAGGCTATTGAGAGGCTGCctcccacctccactctgccAGTGGCTCCAGCCTCCATTGTCCACCTGTCACAAGCAAGCGCCGTTGCACTTTCCCCCGCATGCAGCCCCCAACCCCCGCAAGGGATGAGCTCCCCACAACCATCCACAAAGCCACCTCATTATCCTACTTCCAATTCCTCCTTTGCTGGGACACCTACAAAACACTTGACAGCGATTAGGCAGCTGGTTTGCTGAGGCCACAGCCCGGCCTGCTGACCGAGATTTCGTCACTGCTGAGGGCTCAGTTTCTCCATTGTGcagccaatgattttagtttattgttcatttattttgtgaTTATGATTAGCTAACATGTTATGTCATATAGCCATTGTATGCTAAAGAGAGCTAAGttgtaggattatagaagtataagaTTGGTCAGTAGTTAGAAGGGATAATTATGTATTCGGTATCTAAGTAAGTAGGGCTGAAACGCAAGGCCTGCAGGCTGAGACCTATCAGATATCAGCTTAGCCTTACTAGGCCATAGACTTGAGAAATGCTGGACATAAGTAAGTGACCAAAGAATGAACCTGTGCCacaagattatgggaaaagatgCACCAAGGGTAATATTGCAAAAAATTAACAGTAAGAATAATTTTTTGCTTAGAAGATCCCCGGTAGTCGCATTTTTCTAACACATGCCCTAATCGCAGGGTACACAATGTGCCcaaatgctaatgaggtatagccagaatcacattataaaagaGGGTGCCCAGAGTGAGACAATTGAACTCCCTATGGGAAacccagcaggaaccatcccccTACTGAGGCTCAATCCATGAGAGACCCATCAGACCCTAACACTATCTAGGAGGATGTGACTATAACTATATTTGTAACTTGTGCATAGGTCTGTACAGAATTTCTATATGCTTGGGTAACCATAATTTTGCaggtaactttaataaaactttgtAAGAGACTTGTACTGGTAAATGTGtgtgtggtcactacccttggtcttttatgtgttcctagagactctaaatctgaagcaagtagcagaggtgactttcactctgttaagcttgaaactgtagccacCAGAGCCGAACCCACGGTGGTTTAATACCACATTactaaattcattttaaataaaataaaaggctacaattTGTTCTTTGTACTAACTCCAGGATTTCTTCAATTGATTTCCCTGTGGTTTTCTTTAAGAAAAGGGGATGAGACCTGAGCTTTGTTTATGAGGCTGACAAGCTTTGTCAGCAGAACCTGTGTGGTGTTTGAGTTCTAGATATAGTTCTCAGTTCAATGTCTCCTGAACGACTCTGCCAACCTTAGCCACAGATTGCTAAATCAGCCTGAAAGCGAGAGTCCTGAATTCAAATGACCTTAACTCTGAATGAAATCATTTCTTCGTGCTGACTGCATCTTGGGCAGATTCCCTGGTACATAACTCTTTGCAAGTACATGTCATATGACTCACCATAGCAGATACCATTCACATTGGATAGCATGACACAGACCATCAAGCCTCTCTGACAGTGACACGGGAGTGGCTGCAGGGTGTTTATTTAACCATCACTGGTGGTAGTGCACAATTTAGTTACCCTGTTAGCTAAGGTCCCCCCTCCCAATTGCTGCTGAATGGTTTGTGCCACTACAACAGTCAGGAATGGGtccttggtttaaaaaaacaaaagccagTTTAAGCCTCCAGTCCAGGGAGAGTGTCCAGGTGAAGCCAATGAAGAGACTGCAGGTTCCTTTATAGTATCCACTTCCTCGACAGCCCTTGTGAGACTGAAGCCAGAGCCCATCTGTCCAGACTGGCAGGGAGGATCCCAGGGTCTGTGCGCTCCTATCCCACACTCAGCACTTGCCCTCTACAGGATGTTCTTTGCAATAGCGTTCAGGGTCCTCACTTTAGCAACATCCGCTACCTTTAGGGAATATTCGGAGACGGAGACAGAGGCTCCCATGGCAACACTGCTGTTTCTGTCAGGAAAACCAACAGGTGACTGATTACTGTCTGGAATGTGGAACAGCTGGGAGAAAGGATATCCCAGGCAGAGGAAAGGGTCTTAGCTCTAGGCAAGAGGCACCAGCATTAAAAGAATATAGTACAGACCTTCTAGAAACATGTCTCATAAAGATGCACCCCCACTGCACAGGTCTCATGCGCCCAAGTGCTCCATTAACATGCCCCAGCGCGCTAATGCCAGGAATCATGCTCCCAGCAGCTGAGCACAGGGCACCTCGACATGCACAGGACTCGCACCCCCAAACGCTGAGTGCAGCTGGATTCACGTGCCCCAGAACACCAGTGCCAGGAGTCACATATCCAGCATCCCCACCCGAAGCACAATTCTCACACCCTGGGATCAGCAGGATCAGGGAGTTTTCTGTGTAATTCGCAGATTCAGTGCCAGGGCAGCAAAGCTGTGGGAGGAACAAGCCAGACTGTAACTCCACCCTGGCTTAGTGCAGAGACAACCTCTTACCTGAACTTCATTGCCGAGTCCCGGGCTGAGCGAGCAGAGCAGTGAAACTCAGGTGCACCAGAGCCCTCAAGAATCCTCTGCAGGTTCCTCTCTGTTATACCACCCCCTAGTGGAAAGAATACATTCATACATCACATTCAAGCAGGACAATCCTGAGCATCACCACCCAGTGACAGGAAAGGGAAATAGCCCCACAGAGGCACAGGAGGCTGGATGAGGAGCTGCCTGGGACCCCTGGCTGATCCAGAGAGTATCCCCAGACCTCACAGAACGCGGCAGCTGTACAGGGCTTCACTGCCCACAGCAGGTAGCGAGACAGGTGCTCTTTACACTCCCTGGAGGGAGAGTGAGGCAGCAGAATGGCTCAAAGCTGAAACATGGATCTTATGCACCTGGGCATGTGCATGGGACTGGGACCCCGGAGCCAGGGACGGATTCAGCCCCCAGTACGTACATAAAGATGCAGCAGAGTCATTACCTGGCACCACCACAATCCTGCCCTTAGCCTGAAAAGGAGCAGAGTGACAGGTGTTAATGCTCTTGCCCACTCCAGCTTGACACACAGGAGAGCCACGGTACTTGCATGCACCCCATCTAGACACAGCCTATCATGTGGGGGATCTTGGAGTAGCATGAGGTATTCATACTCACACATCTCAGGACATGCCCAGTCACGGAGCTCACAGCATTGTCCCCAAGACACATTAGAGGAAACCACTGACCTTGTGATTCTGCGGGACTTGTTTAATTCCTCAGCCTGGTGCCTCCAGTGCGACTCATGCTGGAAACTCCTCCAGCTCTTCTGAAACTCGGCCCCGAGACACTTACAGGCTGGCGGCTCAAGGACTGGCCTACTTaacatgctccagcccaggaaccTCAGAGACCCTCGGACATTGCAGCCACTTCTTTCAAGAGCCCTCTGAACTCCAATAACTTACAAGCCAACCAATAATACACGTGTGTGTGCATATCCGTGAGCATTCacgtgtgtgtgtacatgtacatATGTATGAGTATTGTGTGTGCCTGTagtgtgtctgtgtgcacatgcatgcCTGGCTGTACTATGTCCTCAGACTTAGCTCTTTGTGGTGTTGGAATTAAGTCTGCCAGACTGCAGATCCCCCTAAACACACCAACCAGGAAATAAGCAGTTAAATCATTCAACACCCTAGCTATACTCCGCTCATCAGTCCCCCTTGTCAGCCTCAGCTGTCCCTTGGCTTCTGCCACTCCTAGCCCAGACAGCTCCCTCCTCAACCCACGCAATCAACCCCAGGGCACTCCAGCCTGCTCCCAACAGTAACATTCATAAACCATCACACTGGGCTGCCTTCCATCTGACAGTCCCACTGCCAGACCGTCTCACACTCTCCGGAGAGGCACTTCGCGATTTTATGTACGTCTCAAACAGAAAAACATGCAGATGAGCCGGCCTCATTAAAACCACATCTCAGAGCATCGGTATCCCTGGGATCCTGTCACCATCCCCCCCGCTTCACTTTCCTCGTCCTGCACCTTTCTTACTCCCATTTGTTGCATTTCATTTTAAACGGGATCGTGAGCTATTGTGTGTGTCACTTAGCATGACAGGGCTCAGGCCCTGATCCCCCAGGGGGCCTCCAGTGCTACCGCAATACAAATATGGTGCGAAGGACAACAGATACAGGTGCTGTCACGCTAACAGGGAGAGCAAGTTGAGACGAGGCCCCTCCCCTCTGTGAGGTCAGCCCATCTGTAGCCTGTGAGCAAGAGCAGCCCAAGTGGCCTCCCTGTTGGCAGACACAGGTCTCTGCCACGGGGGGCCTCACAGCTCAAACCCACAAAGCCCTGATGTGCCCCTGGGGCCAGTGCAGAAGCCGGAGCAGATGGGGAAGGTGCTCCGAGCCACAGCTTCCCTAGGGGCCACTGTTCGTGCCAGCCAGCTCTCCAGGGCAGCCCCCCCAGAGCAGTGAGTGGTCAGGGTAACAGAGCAACAGGGAGGGGGCGCGCACCTGTTCTGTGAGTCTCTTTATTAAGGGTAACCCCTCCAGTGCTGAGCTGTCACAACCACTGGTCAGCACCCGCTCAAATCCCAGGGACACCAGGGTCTCCAGGGCCACAAGAGGATCATGGACCATGTCGAAGGCTGCAAGACCAAACAAAGTAGCTCAGAGACACCATAATGGCAGGCTAcagcactgagtcccacccctCAGCCAGCTCACCAGCCACGTGGGGTGGATGTATCCGGGGCATAGAACCAAAGGCCTCCCTCACAATTGGCGACCCCTGCACAGGGGCTTGGCATGCacggcccccacccccaggcaggggcACGGCCACAGAGCCTGGGCCCTCAGAGCCCCGGGCGGGGGCACGGCCACAGAGCCTGAACCCTCAGAGCCCCGGGCAGGGGCACGGCCACAGAGCCTGGGCCCTCAGAGCCCCGGGCAGGGGCACGGCCACAGAGCCTGGGCCCTCAGAGCCCCGGGCAGGGGCACGGCCACAGAGCCTGGGCCCTCAGAGCCCCGGGCAGGGGCACGGCCACAGAGCCTGAACCCTCAGAGCCCCGGGCAGGGGCACGGCCACAGAGCCTGAACCCTCAGAGCCCCGGGCAGGGGCACGGCCACAGAGCCTGGGCCCTCAGAGCCCAGTGCAGGTGCAAGGCCTCAGAGCCAGGGCCCTCAGAGCCCCGGGCGGGGGCACGGCCACAGAGCCTGGGCCTCAGAGCCCCGGGCAGGGGCACCGccacagagcctgccccctcagaGCCCCGGGCAGGGGCACGGCCACAGAGCCTGGGCCCTCAGAGCCCCGGGCAGGGGCACGGCCACAGAGCCTGGGCCCTCAGAGCCCCGGGCAGGGGCACGGCCACAGAGCCTGGGCCCTCAGAGCCCCGGGCGGGGGCACGGCCACAGAGCCTGACCCCTCCGAGCCGCGGGCCGGGGCCCGGCCACTGCGCCTGGGCCCTCCGAGCCCCGGGCGGGGGCACGGCCACAGAGCCTGAACCCTCAGAGCCCCGGGCGGGGGCACGGCCACAGAGCCTGGGCCCTCAGAGCCCCGGGCAGGGGCACGGCCACAGAGCCTGGGCCCTCAGAGCCCCGAGCAGGGGCATGGCCACAGAGCCTGGGCCCTCAGAGCCCCGGGCAGGGGCACGGCCACAGAGCC containing:
- the CUTC gene encoding copper homeostasis protein cutC homolog isoform X3, encoding MGDGFLMEVCVDSVESAVNAERGGAGRIELCAGLMEGGTTPSMAGLLQVVKQCVRVPVFVIIRPRGGDFLYSDRELEVMKADIRLAKLHGADGLVFGALTEDGRIDTELCTALLAVCRPLPVTFHRAFDMVHDPLVALETLVSLGFERVLTSGCDSSALEGLPLIKRLTEQAKGRIVVVPGGGITERNLQRILEGSGAPEFHCSARSARDSAMKFRNSSVAMGASVSVSEYSLKVADVAKVRTLNAIAKNIL